The following coding sequences lie in one Trueperaceae bacterium genomic window:
- a CDS encoding ribbon-helix-helix protein, CopG family — protein sequence MPLSIRLDADSEARLTALAARTGRSKTYYVREAIRAHLDELEEIYWAEEAVKEWIAQGRPSRPAAEFWAELKLDE from the coding sequence ATGCCGCTCTCCATCCGCCTGGACGCCGATAGCGAGGCCCGGCTGACCGCTCTCGCAGCGAGAACCGGTCGCTCCAAGACGTACTACGTGCGCGAAGCTATCCGTGCGCATCTCGATGAACTCGAGGAGATCTATTGGGCCGAGGAGGCCGTCAAGGAATGGATAGCTCAAGGACGGCCCAGCAGGCCAGCGGCAGAGTTCTGGGCCGAACTTAAGCTCGACGAATGA
- a CDS encoding type II toxin-antitoxin system RelE/ParE family toxin → MIRWRLVTTPAFERSAQRLSPDVQRRVRDYLNDLCRLEDPRVRGKPLRGNESGLWRYRIGDYRVITSIEDERLVIVAIKLGHRSQTHRK, encoded by the coding sequence ATGATCCGCTGGAGGCTGGTCACGACACCGGCCTTCGAACGCTCCGCCCAGAGGCTCAGCCCCGACGTTCAACGCCGAGTACGCGACTACCTGAACGATTTGTGCCGCCTAGAGGATCCTCGTGTTCGCGGCAAGCCCCTCCGTGGCAACGAGTCAGGTCTATGGAGGTACCGCATCGGCGACTACCGGGTCATCACGTCCATCGAGGATGAACGGCTAGTCATCGTGGCAATCAAGCTGGGGCATCGCTCGCAGACGCACCGGAAGTAA